The nucleotide window TTTTATTCAATTGACACTAAATCTAATAAGTCGTATAATTTTTTAATAAAAAAGAGGGATTTTAAAAATGGTTAGAGTTTTTTTAAAAGATGGCACAAAAATAAAGATAAAATCTATAAATACCCAAGAAAGATGTGAAGATAAATCTTCTGTTTTATGGATAGATATGCTTTCTCCTACCGAAGAAGAAATCAGATGGATAATGGAAAATTTTAATGTTGAAGTTCCAACAGCTCAAGAAAGAGAAGAAATAGAGATAAGTTCAAGATATTGGGAAGAAGAGGATAGTATCACAATTAACGTATATTTTTTAATTAGAGAAACGGATACTGCATTTAATGAAACAGTTACATTTATATTTAAAGATAACATAATAATAACAATTGCATATAGAGAGTTAAAAACATTTAAAGAATTTGTAAGAAGACTTATGAGCAATCCTAAATTTTATGAAAATGGATTTTATGTATTTGCAGGTATAATGGAAATAAGAATAGCTACAGATGCAGATATACTTGAATATACGGCAAAAGAAATATCAAAACTTGGTAAAATAGTATCTGCAGGTGATATAGATGTAACAGAATCAATAATTGAGTCTATATCTTCTTATGAAGATTTAAATA belongs to Venenivibrio stagnispumantis and includes:
- the corA gene encoding magnesium/cobalt transporter CorA, which encodes MVRVFLKDGTKIKIKSINTQERCEDKSSVLWIDMLSPTEEEIRWIMENFNVEVPTAQEREEIEISSRYWEEEDSITINVYFLIRETDTAFNETVTFIFKDNIIITIAYRELKTFKEFVRRLMSNPKFYENGFYVFAGIMEIRIATDADILEYTAKEISKLGKIVSAGDIDVTESIIESISSYEDLNMTIRESLTDKQRILSSLLKSNKLPSEVREELRIMIKDVNSLIDYTRFNFERLNYLQNTFLGLLNIEQNKIIKIFAVLSVVFMPPTLIASIYGMNFENIPELHWHYGYYMSLVLMFIVSVVPLYIFRKKGWL